In Plasmodium gaboni strain SY75 chromosome 14, whole genome shotgun sequence, one genomic interval encodes:
- a CDS encoding putative cysteine protease ATG4 produces MSKEMKNVEDNQKEVKINSDIQETKEEENKNIDEIKNVPVIINSNKINKKDNNYIKKKNSKKTKNNFIHIKNKNVEDFYSYQNKSKYKILNYINNFKYNFSIKRYFKILVNVSLLNYLPLHLRNISNKVYIFGLCLNLKNPDEMKIFLILCKSKILFTYRSNFLIRINDNNLYRSNNSMLLDNHDSQGNTLTYDNTTYNNSNITINNNNSNVTINNNSNVTINNNSNVTINNNNNSNISINNNNNSNVSINNNNNSNVSINNNIIISTSSNTTNSSDNSLPILCQQYEHIEEQEYLIYISKKKKKKKLKKKKKYYKQRIINFTDIPEYFLKKIYIDDKECFYINLKKLSKGDNDTTYTYRKKHSQEIKENYSLQNDINKKTKDEIYGDTCTYTTSESNKTILYFDNSQKSNSADNKEMKNKNISKDNMYNYREEKKKIIKNKPENNTYDDNVEYLNNSDNDRNDPNEEMKKKIKKKINNNNNNIESEATIKNINIIKTKKNSLKILHSRSKKHSVLKIKKKKNNIIKNNNINIKQYLKYVNQNITNSHVYEKDKKYICMSDNGWGCMIRVIQMVLANILIHFNISKRYVYFHNVNDYILYKNYLNKLTCTNKEDKIIQIEETKIKQDKEMFISLNNKNKDITKDVEKHNKDNQSKSNECNLNKSTSQNNKESDVLTIHTQSNMINSSNNNNININSSSTISISNNFFVPDFFKQAYYKSSIKTDDLQCEKQITLNDTNINESQGSDIYNINNVENIANKYNSFGLHHCEYYNNFLLNNNNNNESNTENMHINNSLIYSILSEFRDLEQGKYSIQNIIYEMIKYKKIDEKQIEHFVHDWLGPTSSAIIITNLINKKKVRFVKKNKIKNNIRGTNIHMDKNICIEKVEKELTNETNDSNQIYKLLNQKKNINISKSDDNIKNDNKKYNKLSILKERKKKKYTFFSVAFETGVIYNNKVLKFFQIKQDIFIIIWICLKLGIDSLNVSKYKKSLLSCFLLKQFQGISSGNTNTSAHYFYSANDNGLFYLDPHIKCQNAFTDFNRNISSEFFMHKVKFLPWEYLNSSLSLIFVVQSKDDYFNLIQNLKLIDSSLFEIYHEEPQYVYKNELNYDTDDSGLVVL; encoded by the exons ATGTCtaaagaaatgaaaaacGTTGAAGATAACCAAAAAGAGGTGAAAATTAATTCAGATATTCAAGAAAcaaaagaagaagaaaataaaaacatagatgaaataaaaaatgtaccagtaataattaatagtaataagattaataaaaaagataacaactatataaaaaagaagaattcaaaaaaaaccaaaaataattttatccatataaaaaataaaaatgtgGAAGATTTCTATTCTTATCAAAATAAATcgaaatataaaattttaaattatattaataattttaaatacaatttttcaataaaaagatattttaaaattcTAGTTAATGTTTctcttttaaattatttacCTCTTCATTTACgtaatatatcaaataaagtatatatatttggTTTATGTTTAAACTTAAAAAATCCTGAtgaaatgaaaattttCCTCATTTTGTGtaaatcaaaaatattatttactTATAGATCTAATTTTCTAATAAGAATTAATGACAATAATCTCTACAGAAGTAATAATAGTATGTTACTTGATAATCATGATTCACAAGGTAATACATTAACTTATGATAATActacatataataatagtaatataaccattaataataataatagtaatgtaaccattaataataatagtaatgtaaccattaataataatagtaatgtaaccattaataataataataatagtaatatatctattaataataataataatagtaatgtatctattaataataataataatagtaatgtatctattaataataatattattattagtaCCTCTTCAAATACTACTAACAGTAGTGATAATTCACTACCCATTTTATGCCAACAATATGAACATATAGAAGAACAGGAgtatttaatatatatatcaaaaaaaaaaaaaaaaaaaaaattaaagaaaaaaaaaaaatattataagcAAAGGATTATAAACTTCACAGATATACCAGaatattttctaaaaaaaatttacattGATGACAAAgaatgtttttatataaatttgaaaaaattatcaaaaGGAGACAACGATACAACATATACttatagaaaaaaacaTTCACAAGAAATCAAAGAAAATTATTCTCTCcaaaatgatataaataaaaaaactAAAGATGAGATATATGGAGACACGTGTACTTATACAACTAGCGAAAGTAATAAAACCATTTTATACTTTGACAATTCTCAAAAAAGTAATTCGGCtgataataaagaaatgaaaaacaaaaatatatctaagGATAATATGTACAATTATAGAGAagaaaagaagaaaatcataaaaaataaacctgaaaataatacatatgatgataatgtGGAATATTTAAACAACTCTGATAATGATAGGAACGATCCAAATgaagaaatgaaaaaaaaaattaaaaaaaaaataaataataataataataatatagaaagTGAGGCAactataaaaaatatcaatattattaagaCCAAAAAGAATAgtttaaaaatattacattCTCGTAGTAAGAAACATTCAGTTttaaaaatcaaaaaaaaaaaaaataacataattaagaataataatattaatattaagcaatatttaaaatatgtaaatcaaaatataacCAATTCACATGTTtatgaaaaagataaaaaatatatatgtatgagTGATAATGGTTGGGGATGTATGATAAGAGTAATACAAATGGTTTTAGCCaacatattaatacattttaatatatctaaaagatatgtttattttcataatgtaaatgattatatattgtataaaaattatCTTAACAAATTAACATGTACAAATAAGgaagataaaataatacaaatagaagaaacaaaaataaagcaagataaagaaatgttcatttctttaaataataaaaataaggaTATTACAAAAGATGTGGAAAAACATAACAAGGATAATCAATCTAAATCGAATGAATgtaatttaaataaaagcacttcacaaaataataaggaATCTGACGTTTTAACGATTCACACACAATCAAATATGATTAatagtagtaataataataatattaatattaatagtagTAGTACAATTAGTATTAGTAACAACTTTTTTGTACCtgatttttttaaacaaGCATATTACAAGTCAAGTATCAAAACAGATGATTTACAATGTGAGAAACAAATTACTTTAAATGATactaatataaatgaaagTCAAGGAagtgatatatataacataaataatgtagaaaatattgcaaataaatataattcttttgGTCTTCATCATTgtgaatattataataatttccttttaaataataataataataatgaatcAAACACAGAAAATAtgcatataaataattcattGATTTATTCTATACTATCAGAATTTAGAGATTTAGAACAAGGAAAGTATTCcatacaaaatattatttatgaaatgattaaatataaaaaaatagatGAGAAGCAAATAGAACATTTTGTTCATGATTGGCTTGGTCCAACAAGTAGTGCAATTATAATTACcaatttaattaataaaaaaaaagttcgatttgtaaaaaaaaataaaataaaaaataatatcagAGGAACTAATATTCATATggataaaaatatatgtatagaaaaagtagaaaaagaattaaCAAATGAAACAAATGATAGTAAccaaatatataaattattaaatcagaagaaaaatataaatatatctaaatCTGATGACAACATAAAAAATgacaataaaaaatataataaattatctattttaaaagaaagaaaaaaaaaaaaatacacatTTTTCTCTGTAGCATTTGAAACAGgtgttatatataacaataaagttttaaaatttttcCAGATAAAAcaagatatatttataatcATATGGATATGTTTAAAATTAGGTATAGATTCATTAAACGTTtctaaatataaaaaatcaCTACTTTCttgttttcttttaaaGCAGTTTCAAGGAATTAGTAGTGGAAATACTAATACGAGTGctcattatttttattcagCAAATGATAATGGtcttttttatttagaTCCACATATAAAATGTCAGAATGCTTTTACTGATTttaatagaaatataaGTTCCGAATTTTTTATGCACAAAGTAAAATTTTTACCTTGGGAATATTTAAATTCTTCATTGTCACTCATTTTTGTAGTACAA TCAAAGGATGATTATTTCAACCTAATTCagaatttaaaattaatcGATTCAAGtttatttgaaatatatcATGAGGAACCCcaatatgtttataaaaatg AACTAAATTATGACACGGATGATTCAGGATTAGTTGTgttataa